One window of the Paenibacillus beijingensis genome contains the following:
- a CDS encoding helix-turn-helix transcriptional regulator translates to MELLQFTVPPLPHYISSGLGLDPPGSKHVNRRGIGVFDLLMVQEGCLYVGEEDRRYEVSAGYSLILRPDCHHFGIEPCRETTRYYWLHFHTAGLWNTTDKKVTPPGRSREKAVDPDAYKFFAESFSVQLPQFALMAQPAKIFDLAERLTALYESGALGGAMWKQQLLFQELLMLLSASIDTSGSQPAAACAELAAAYLRRNFRDDITIRAMADSLNFHPVYIARCMQKEFGCSPVEYLLRYRIEQAKLLLLRTDYSISRIAGEVGFNQAAYFASCFTKYEGLSPRSYRQRFSHG, encoded by the coding sequence TTGGAGCTGCTTCAATTCACCGTCCCCCCGCTTCCGCACTATATCAGCAGCGGTTTAGGATTGGACCCACCGGGCAGCAAACATGTGAACCGCCGCGGCATCGGGGTGTTCGACCTGCTGATGGTGCAGGAGGGCTGCCTGTACGTCGGCGAGGAAGACCGGCGCTATGAAGTGTCGGCCGGTTACTCGCTCATTCTCCGCCCGGACTGCCATCATTTCGGGATCGAGCCGTGCAGGGAGACGACGCGCTACTACTGGCTCCATTTTCATACGGCCGGATTGTGGAACACGACCGACAAGAAGGTTACACCGCCGGGACGAAGCCGGGAAAAGGCTGTCGATCCCGATGCATACAAGTTCTTCGCGGAGTCGTTTTCGGTCCAGCTGCCGCAGTTCGCCCTTATGGCTCAACCGGCCAAAATATTCGATCTCGCGGAGCGGCTTACGGCGCTGTACGAGAGCGGGGCGCTTGGCGGGGCGATGTGGAAGCAGCAGCTGCTGTTTCAGGAGCTGCTGATGCTGCTGTCCGCTTCGATCGACACGTCCGGCTCGCAGCCCGCGGCGGCTTGCGCCGAGCTGGCGGCCGCTTATTTGCGGCGCAACTTCAGAGACGATATTACGATCCGCGCGATGGCGGACAGCCTTAATTTTCACCCGGTCTATATCGCCCGCTGCATGCAGAAGGAATTCGGGTGCTCGCCGGTCGAATATTTGCTGCGCTACCGGATCGAGCAGGCGAAGCTGCTGCTGCTGCGTACCGATTACTCGATCTCGCGCATCGCCGGCGAGGTCGGGTTTAACCAGGCGGCCTATTTCGCCTCCTGCTTTACGAAGTACGAAGGGCTTTCGCCGCGCAGCTACCGCCAGCGCTTCTCACACGGATGA
- a CDS encoding MATE family efflux transporter encodes MDKKYNLWVLSWPIFIELLLQFLLGTVDTLMVSRVSDDAVAVVGFANQLFAALTTLFTIVASGAGILIAQKLGARKEEDARTISVIAVKATFGIGLLLSIVLMAMPRTIALALQMPESLLPLADTYISIVGGGMLLTALMTTLSTVIRNTGNTKAPMVTAIGMNVVHIVLNYGFIYGAFGLPQWGLTGVALSTLVSRLLATLLLFYMFIYAFERKMWLPDLKLWHRGLFREVMNIGWPLGVNMASWVFSQLVIYVFLNMLGPKELAARTYMNSLESFCFLLGFSLALAGQIKAAYLYGEGRMREVSQTAFRMMLAGQIVVIVNALIIFIFGRQLLGFFTDDPEIIALGASLLGLNLLLQPGKMLNMGLGDTLNAVGDTRFVMKISLFSMWIVSVGISYVLGVELGWGLIGIYVCMIADEYLRGALCLWRWRSKKWARGVNPGPAAPGTGAAAEA; translated from the coding sequence ATGGATAAAAAATACAACTTGTGGGTGCTGTCATGGCCGATTTTCATCGAGCTGCTGCTGCAATTTTTGCTGGGGACGGTCGACACGCTCATGGTCAGCCGCGTCTCGGACGACGCGGTAGCCGTCGTCGGCTTTGCCAATCAGCTGTTCGCGGCGCTTACGACGCTGTTTACAATCGTAGCGAGCGGGGCGGGCATTCTCATTGCCCAGAAGCTGGGCGCGCGCAAGGAAGAGGACGCGCGGACGATCTCCGTTATCGCGGTGAAGGCCACCTTCGGCATCGGTCTTTTGCTCAGTATCGTGCTGATGGCGATGCCGCGCACGATCGCCTTGGCGCTGCAAATGCCGGAAAGCCTGCTCCCGCTGGCTGACACTTATATATCGATCGTGGGCGGCGGCATGCTGCTCACGGCGCTGATGACAACGCTGAGCACCGTCATCCGCAACACCGGCAATACGAAGGCTCCGATGGTGACGGCGATCGGCATGAACGTCGTGCATATCGTATTGAACTACGGGTTTATTTACGGGGCGTTCGGTCTCCCGCAGTGGGGACTGACGGGCGTTGCGTTGTCGACGCTGGTCAGCCGCCTTCTGGCCACGCTGCTGCTGTTCTATATGTTCATTTATGCGTTCGAGCGGAAAATGTGGCTTCCCGATTTGAAGCTGTGGCACCGCGGCTTGTTCCGCGAAGTGATGAATATCGGTTGGCCGCTCGGCGTCAACATGGCCAGCTGGGTGTTCTCCCAGCTCGTCATTTACGTATTCCTGAACATGCTTGGTCCGAAAGAGCTGGCCGCCCGGACTTACATGAACTCGCTGGAATCGTTCTGCTTCCTGCTCGGCTTCTCCCTGGCGTTGGCCGGCCAGATCAAGGCAGCCTATTTGTACGGGGAGGGAAGAATGCGGGAGGTATCCCAAACCGCCTTCCGGATGATGCTGGCCGGGCAGATTGTCGTCATCGTCAACGCATTGATCATTTTTATATTCGGCCGGCAATTGCTCGGATTTTTTACGGACGATCCGGAAATCATTGCGCTCGGCGCGTCGCTGCTTGGCCTCAACCTGCTGCTGCAGCCCGGCAAAATGCTGAACATGGGGCTTGGCGACACGCTGAATGCGGTCGGGGACACACGCTTTGTGATGAAAATATCGCTGTTTTCGATGTGGATCGTTTCCGTAGGTATTTCCTATGTGCTTGGGGTCGAGCTGGGCTGGGGGCTGATCGGCATTTATGTGTGCATGATCGCCGACGAATATTTGCGCGGCGCTCTCTGCTTGTGGCGCTGGCGCAGCAAGAAGTGGGCACGCGGTGTTAATCCCGGCCCGGCGGCGCCCGGTACGGGAGCGGCGGCGGAAGCGTAA